Genomic segment of Streptomyces sp. NBC_01210:
CCACTCGCGCCCGCCTCCAGTTCGCCGTGGGTGAGCGTGTACCCGGGCTCGTTCGACTTGCTCTGCCGGGCCGCGAGGATCGCCTTGCCCGCCGCGCCCCGGTCCAGCGGATGACGGAAGCCCGTCCGGTAGGCGACGTGGTAATCCGTCCAGGTCGGCTCGACGACGGCGACCGCAAGGGCCTCCGCGCCGTCGACGAGGGTGAGATGAGCCGTGGCCCCTATGTCCTCCGCGAGTGAGCGCAGGGCCGGCATCGCGGCCTCCCGCACCAGCGGGTGCACCTGGCGGCCCAGGCGCAGCACGCCGAGGCCCACCCTGGCGCGGCCGCCCAAGTCACGGCGGACGAGGGCGTGCTGCTCCAGGGTGGCGAGCAGACGGTAGACGACGGTGCGGTTGACGCCGAGTTTGGTGGACAACTCGGTGACGGTCAGCCCGTGGTCGGTGTCGGCGAGCAGCTTGAGGACACGTAGTCCTCTGTCGAGCGTCTGGGAGGTTTCCGCGGTCACGACGCCCTCTCCTTCGGAGTGAGTGACGGCGGTCCTCGACGGAAACTGCGACACCGGTCCCACGGCGACGCACCCCAGAGGCCGCCGGCAGGACAGGCACACCGGCTGCGCTCCGCGGCGGCGCTGCCACGGGGCGTATGCAATGCGGGGACAGTAGCGACCAGGTTCGCTCAGCGGAAGACCTCGTCCAGAATCCGGGCGCCGCTCGCTTGTCCCGCGGGATGAGCGGGGCCGGGGCGGACTCGTGCACCCGGGCCCTGTTCGACATCCGTACACGCGACACCGCTTACCGACCCACCGGCCCATCGACCCGCCGGCTCACCGACCCACGAGCCCACCAGCTCACCGACCCACGAGCTCACCGGCCCACGAGCTCACCGCATACGCGTGGCCCACTCCTGCACCTTCTTGATCCGCTCCCGGATCTGCCCTGCCGTCGCCTCCGCGCTCGGCGGCCCACCGCACACCCGCCGCAGCTCCGTATGAATGACGCCGTGCGGCTTTCCGCTCTGGTGGACGTACGCGCCGACCATCGTGTTCAGCTGCTTGCGCAGTTCGAGGAGCTCCTTGTGGGAGACCACGGGCCGCCGCTCGGCGGGCAGTTCCAGCAGATCCGCCTCGTCGTCGGGCTTCTTGCGGCTGTGCGCGATCTGCCGTGCCTGGCGCTTCTGGAGGAGCAGCTGCACCTGATCGGGTTCGAGGAGCCCGGGGATGCCGAGGTAGTCCTGCTCCTCCTCGCTCCCCGGGTGCGCCTGCATACCGAACTCGGCGCCGTCGTACAGCACCCGGTCGAAGACCGCGTCGGACTCGAGGGCCTCGAAGGGCAGCATGTCCTGCTCCCCGGTGTCCTCGTCCTGCTGCTTCTCGGCCTCCGCCATCTCCTTCTCGGACTCGGCGTACGGGTCCTCGTCGCCGTCCTTCTTCGGCTTGTCGAGCACGTGGTCGCGCTCGACCTCCATCTCGCCTGCGAAGCCGAGGAGGTTCGGGATGGTCGGCAGGAAGACGGACGCGGTCTCGCCGCGCCGCCGGGACCGTACAAAACGCCCCACGGCCTGCGCGAAGAAGAGCGGCGTCGAGATGGTGGTGGCGTACACCCCCACCGCGAGACGCGGCACGTCGACGCCCTCGGACACCATGCGGACCGCGACCATCCAGCGGTCCTCGTTCTCGCTGAACTCCTCGATCCGCTGCGAGGAGGCGGCTTCGTCGGAGAGGACGATGGTCGCCTTGGTGCCGGTGATCTCGCGGATCAGCTTGGCGTACGCACGGGCCGAGTCCTGGTCGGAGGCGATGACGAGACCGCCGGCGTCCGGGATGCCCTTCCTGACTTCCGTCAGCCGCTTGTCGGCAGCCCGGAGCACATTCGGCATCCAGTCGCCACGCGGATCGAGAGCGGTGCGCCAGGCCTGGGAGATGGCGTCCTTGGTCATCGGCTCGCCGAGGCGGGCGGCGATCTCGTCACCGGCCTTGGTGCGCCAGCGCATATTGCCGCTGTAGCTCAGAAAGATCACGGGCCGGACGACGCCGTCGCCCAGCGCATTGCCATAGCCGTACGTGTAGTCCGCGGCGGACCGCCGAATCCCGTCGTTCCCCTCCTCGTACTGCACAAAGGGAATGGGATTGGTGTCGGACCTGAAGGGCGTACCGGTCAGCGCGAGCCGCCGGGTCGCGGGATCGAACGCCTCCAGGCACGCCTCGCCCCAGGACTTGGAGTCACCGGCGTGGTGGATCTCGTCGAGGATGACGAGGGTCTTGCGCT
This window contains:
- a CDS encoding IclR family transcriptional regulator — encoded protein: MTAETSQTLDRGLRVLKLLADTDHGLTVTELSTKLGVNRTVVYRLLATLEQHALVRRDLGGRARVGLGVLRLGRQVHPLVREAAMPALRSLAEDIGATAHLTLVDGAEALAVAVVEPTWTDYHVAYRTGFRHPLDRGAAGKAILAARQSKSNEPGYTLTHGELEAGASGAAAALVGVTGIEGSVGVVMLADSVPERVGPRVVDAAREVADALR
- a CDS encoding DEAD/DEAH box helicase — protein: MTTTASHHLSPAFPGRAPWGTANKLRAWQQGAMERYLQEQPRDFLAVATPGAGKTTFALTLASWLLHHHVVQQVTVVAPTEHLKKQWAAAAARVGIKLDPEYSAGPLSKEYQGVAVTYAGVGVRPMLHRNRCEQRKTLVILDEIHHAGDSKSWGEACLEAFDPATRRLALTGTPFRSDTNPIPFVQYEEGNDGIRRSAADYTYGYGNALGDGVVRPVIFLSYSGNMRWRTKAGDEIAARLGEPMTKDAISQAWRTALDPRGDWMPNVLRAADKRLTEVRKGIPDAGGLVIASDQDSARAYAKLIREITGTKATIVLSDEAASSQRIEEFSENEDRWMVAVRMVSEGVDVPRLAVGVYATTISTPLFFAQAVGRFVRSRRRGETASVFLPTIPNLLGFAGEMEVERDHVLDKPKKDGDEDPYAESEKEMAEAEKQQDEDTGEQDMLPFEALESDAVFDRVLYDGAEFGMQAHPGSEEEQDYLGIPGLLEPDQVQLLLQKRQARQIAHSRKKPDDEADLLELPAERRPVVSHKELLELRKQLNTMVGAYVHQSGKPHGVIHTELRRVCGGPPSAEATAGQIRERIKKVQEWATRMR